The DNA sequence AttgattgaaattaaaaatacatgccCACAAAACAATGCTTTCAAGAACATTCACAAATAGAATGATTCACAAATCTTAGTCGTCACACAAACTTTACAGCTGAGTGCTTAGGAATCGGGCACCACTGCCACCTGGTGGTAGTGGTTAAAAATTGAGGCATAATTCCGGTTGATTTCTTTGgggtgttgtgttgttttgttttgttttgttttgttttgttttgttttgtttttaaagaattccaCTTGCTCCAAATCTTTGCCAATACTTGATGCTGcctgtttttttatgttttagccATCTTAGTGAGTGTGTAGTACTATCACAAcgtagctttatttttttttttattttattgaagtatagttgacacagtgttacattattttcaggtgtgcaacatagtgattccaaaACTCTGTACATTACactatgctcacaagtgtagtcACCACCTGTCACCTTGTGCTATTACAATATGATagactatattccctatgatatacctttatttagttttgttgtagttaaaggttttttattttcaaaatattttttaatgtttatttatttatttgagagagagagagagagagagagagagagaaagaacggtcggagtaggggcagagagagaaggatacagaatcccaagcaggccccatgctgtcagcacagagccggatgcagggcttgatctcacaaactgcaagaccatgacattgagctgaaatcaagagttggatgctcaacctacctgagccacacaggcgcctcaagatttttgatttttaagtaatttccacaccccacatggggctcgaactcacagccctgagatcaagagttctacactccaccaactgagccagccaggtgcccctctatgctATACCTTTTGCCCacgtgatttattcattccagaaCTGagagcctgtatctcccactctgcttcatccattttgtccatcccctcACACCTCTTccttctggtagccatcagtttatTGTCTGTACTTATGGGTCTGTTTCagttaaggttttgttttgttttttgttgtttatttatttttgagaggtggggggaggggcagagagagagggagactcagaatccgaagcagtttccaggctctcagctgtcagcccagagcccgacgcggggctcgaactcacgaactctgagatcatgacctgaggcgaagtcggacgcttaactgactgagccacccaggaccccctcaATTGAGGTCTTTTAAAGATAGAATTTATATACTACAAAATGCACAGATATTAAGTGTCTAACTCACGAATTTTGACAATTGTGTACATCAGTGTAATCATCACTTTAAATGCTAtagagaatatttccatcactccagaaagttccttctgcccttcccaggAAATCCTCCCTACACGTTACCTTACCAGCAGCCACTGATCTGATTCCGTCGCTATAAATAAGCCCTGCCTGTTGTAGAACTTCATGTACGTGGAACTATACAGTGTGTACTCTGTCAGTGCTCCACCCACATCTCTTGGCACTCACTGTTCCTGTGCACACCTGCATTTCCGTCCACAACACCTGCAATTCTTTGGCTGGGGGCTTTCTTTGTGTGCTCTGAGACCTGAGAGAGGCAGCTGCTTAGAGCCAGGGAGTTAAGGACCTCCCTCCAGCAGTTCTCAATCAGTGGCTGATGAGAGTTAGTACATATATACTCCAGCTCCCTCACCCGTCAGTGAGGATAACTGAAATGGGATCCACAAAGTGTCCCATCCGTCCCTGCTGGGACTGAGGCCTGGTTTCCCACAACCATAACCTCAGTAATACGCACTATTAGTTCTCCTCCCCCCTTGCCTCACTTATCCTGACTCCCCTGCCAGTGCTTCTTGGTATCAACTCCTGACTCATGGACCCTATCAGAATTAACAGtggtctggggggaggggggtgtgacATTGCACCTGGACATAAGAACCTATAGTCTTCTTTCTAAAGACCATCAGAGCTCTGGGGAAGAAGCAAGAAGAAGGTCTCATGAGACTTTGTCCTAAGTTCTTTCACAGGTAAGCTCAGAAGACTTGACTTCTGAGCTATGTCTGTGAATGGAAGTTCTTGAATGGCACATGGCCTGAAATCACCAGGTCTCTTATGATCCCAATGATGATAATCAAGCCAGAATTCCACACAttgagagagaaggcaggtgTGAAGTTGCTATCTGTGAGTCCTACGGAAGGACTTGGGACAGATTTTGGAATAAAGCACCACATCTAGATCTTGGAGGAGATGCTGAGTTCTTTGGGGCCCCAACAGGTGGACCAAGAACTAGAACAATGTGATCCTTGGAATAGAGTGCCACCTCTGTTCCCATAAGAACACAGCATAGAGTGGTCAGTGGCTGGACCCACTGGGCCAACTGGAGCCCAGCCTGGTTCTCAGAACACTCTGAAGCCCTTGAGCCCAGGTGAAAGAACCTGGAACTGCACTCCTTGCTGTCCTGAAGCTGCATTCAGTTCTGGATGTAGTCATAGACTCAACACACTTGTGTCAGGCCCTGCACAGAGTACTGGGGATATGAGGTAAACCAAATGTCTACCCATTCCTCTCTGTAAGGAAATATAGAGCATAGTGTCATACGCAAGAAAAGGCTGTGGAACATTACGTGTGTTGCTGGGATAGATTTCTGTGCAGATGAGGAGCCCAAACTGGGGAGGGCTGAATGCCCCAGAAGAGAGCCCAAGGGAGGTGGTAGAGGGGCATGCCGGGCAGTGGCACCGCATGAGCAAAGGCTTGGAGGAATAAGAGCATGGTGGGTGGTTCTGTCTGATGGAGTTCAGGGCTAAGTGGCCAGAGATGAAGTTAGAGAGGTCAGCAAAGGCCCAGTCATGGAAAAATGTGCATGCCATGCCAATGAATTTGATTTCATCCTCAAGTCAAttgagattaaataattttaactgaATGGACTAATAATAATTGAATAATATTAAGCAGATGGATCATGTGGTCATTTCTGCATCTCAGAAAGATTGCTCTGGAAGAAGTATGGAGGACGAGTTAGAGGAGGTGAGACCAGAAGCAGGGAGACAATGAAGCCAAGAGGTCACAGAGGCCAAACTAGAGCAATGGCAGTGGAAATGTAGAAGAGGTGATAGAtatgaaagaggagaaggagatgaAATCAGTAAGAATGAAGAAGGGCGCATTCATGGGGGATGCCCATGTCTgccaagggcacctggatggtagTAGTGTTGTCCACCTGGATGGGGGCACTGAGAGGTGGGGTATCTCTGGGTAGAGAGGAGATAGTAAACTTACTTTTAGACACATTTAGTGAGAGGTCCATGGGATATCTCTATCACCATTTCCATCACTGCCCTGACCACAgcattttagaaatatctttataaagttataaatgtTCAGTGCCCATGTGTCCATTCCACCTCCCCACTACTTGTGAAATGCAAGCTTCTTGAACATAGAGATCCATTTATCCCTCATTTCTATGGTCCCAGGACCTGGAACAATGACTTGTGCCCGACAACAGGTACTCAATAAGGGTCTGTTGAATGGTAGGGCAGGTGTCCTCATGGAGGTATGACTTCAGTCTATTGCCATCACTGAGTCCTCCTTGAAGTCAGATCCCAAGAAAATAGATGAAATCTCCCTTTAAAGGAGTAGAGGGgtgccctttcctttttttctgccatCATGTGGAGGCCCTGAAGTTTGGACCAGGCAGCATGGGGGGTGGCCAGACCTGGGACATGGAGTCAGATGGCTCAGGATCCCAGGACAGGACAGGCCGTGGAGCTGGCTGTGTCCAGACCAGGCCTCCTGGGGGAGAGTGCCCATACCTGGGGTGCTTAATGCAGGTAGATGGGCAAGTGAGGGCACTTGAGGTTGGAGGAAGGTGGAGCAGGATGTGGgatgaggggcagggaaagatGGTCCAGGGGCAGGCTGGCCATGTTGGCCGTGCCATCTGGCAGGCCCAAGACCTGCTTGAGTTCAGTTTATCCACCTTAAACCAAACAAGGACATTGTTTCCTCCACCCATCAGCAGGGCTGGTAATTCAGACCTAATGGATCCTGCATTGTCGTCATTGAGGAGAGGCTGTATTCTCTGGCATCAGTCCAATATACTTAGCAGTGAGCAGGAAGGCTGCTGGGAGAGGCTGAGAGGTGTGGGCTCGGCCAGTGCACACGTCCCAGCCCTCACTCTGACCTGGGGAAGAGATGGAGGAACCACCAGCTCCTTTGCCAGAGCCCAGTCTCAGGGCATCTCTGTCTTTATTGTATTGATCCCAGCACTTGTGTAGTGTAAGTACAGCTTATAGGGCTTTTAGCGCTTCGCTTCTGCTCCACTTCTAGGAATCTGCACTCAAGCTTGGCATCATAGTGTCTGCACACATCTCACCTCTCCTCTTCAGGGTCCTTATAGCTGCCCTGGGAGTCAGGCTGGTGATCAGCAGGCTCATTTCCCAGACGGGAGCACGTGCACAAGCCCAAAAGGAGGAAGGGATACCCTCAAGTTCACCCAACAATTTGGTCTGGGCTGGGACCTGAGGGTGAGCTGGCCCTCTCCTTCTGCCACTCATTTCCATGTTCATTCTACTCTAGCCATAATGCACTCCTCGGTATTTACTTCCTTAGCATACCAAACTTGCTCCTGTCCCAGGGCCTTTTCCTGCAGCTCCTCCTCTGGGTAGACTCTTCCCCCAAATCTCTGCAGGACTCATTCCTTCTCGCTTATATGATCAACAGCTACTTAGGAAGCAACACCTATAGACTCAGTGGGAAGGCAAACAAGGCTACAGAGTCAGCTTCAGGACCCCACTGCTGGAGGGGGATACGGGGTGAGAAGCAGTGATCTGATCTCCCTGACCATTTCAGACTCACCAGGTGCCTCTCTCCACTCACTAACCTCACCTTAGCTGCATTGACCTCTCTGTTTCCTGGATGTGCCAAGcttcttcctgcctcagggccctcACACATTCCGTTTCCTGTCTGCAACACTGTTCCACTCTGTTACAACCTgccccacccactcaccccttGGCCTTATCTGACTTCCCAGATGGATAGGCCAGTCTTGGATCCTCCGGAGGCACTGAGCATATCTCATGTGTGAGATTTACTTCACTGGCAACAATAAAGCTCTGGTACCAGTCACCTATCTGCCTCATGACAAGCTGCTTGAGGGCAGGAATTGTGTCTGACTTAACTCTCTGCTGTGTCCaaacgctcagcatggagcttagCTGCTTATTAAACTCttgttgagtgaatggatgaattcTAGATTAATGAATGAGGTTTACTTGGATACCTTGACATCCATAGGGGTGCTGTCCAATAGCAGTTGGATATAGGGGTCAGGTTCATATTTGGGTGGGAGGACAGATTTGAAGTTTATCACTATAGTGAATCCAAGAGGTGTTTGACCGAGGAAAGAGACTTTGGGCAGGGAGGATGGTAGGTGGGCATCAGGCTGCCCTTGATTTTACTCTGAACTTTAAAGGATGCAGAATTCAAGCCGCTTGGTCCCTTGAAGCAGCTAGAACCAGCAGCAGACCTCCCTGCCATATTGATAAAGGTCTAAGGTCCAAAAACAAGGGAGGTGACAAActcctttgtttccctctgtccccttctcactCTAACCTGGATCACTGGCAGACAGACCTGAGGACCAGATAGGCAATGCAGACAGGCTCAAGAGCTTCGTCATGTGGAAGGATGGGGGCCTGCAAGGGGCTGGACCTGCTTAGCCTGGAGGTGCTCACTGGGGTTCATGTAGGTGCAGGAGGCTtagagacagagctgggactcCCCCAAGGAGTTTCAGGGAAACAGACCTTTTGTGTGAGGAAGGACTTAGTTCCAGGCCATGCAATGATGAAGCTGGTAGGTAGTGAGCCCCTCTTCCCTAGAGGATGAATGACTTCCTGGCAGGGCTGCTCTAGGAAGGTCTGAGTGGAGGATGGTAGACAAGACCTAGGTGACCTTAAAGttacctcccctccccactaATGAGATGTTCTTGCCTTAGGACAGGAAATCATCCTTAAATATTTGCTCTGCCTGGTTACACAATGGAAGGATAGATACCACCTGGCTTAGAGGCACCTGTGAGCCTGGGAGCTTCccgaggaggggcaggaagatcTTGAAGCTGAGTCACCGACCTGAGGCTGGGCGTGGCTGCAGATCTGGGACTTCTTATCAGTCTGTAGGGGTGACTGTCTGGCTGCCTGGAGTCCCCAAAGGGGCTATTCTTGAAGAAGAATCCTTCCCATTGAGTCATGTAACTTTCTTACAACTTATCTGTAAGCttgaaatgtttcaaaataaaaagaatattttaaaaaacattgaaactTTGATTCATTTTGGAAAGAGGCTCAGCATCTTTAGTTTTAAATTCTTCCCAGGGAAATTGAATCTGTCGATGGAGCTAAAAATCACAGATCTAAATTAATTAGAAAAGtgaatatataataacatttcaTTATTCTGTTCTGTAAATCAGAAATTCTTTGAAAGCAGATAACCAAACATCTCATTCATGTATATTGTATAAGTATGGGGGAGTTTTAGATACTGATTTTTCTTGAAAAGAATCTGGTCTGTTTTAACCCATTAAAACCCATTAAACCATGGGTTTAACCCATTAAACTGCAAATGGAATATAATACATGAAAGGCATGAGTGtatcttctttatgttttattttgcttccccccccccccaccactgtgTCAATTATGCCCTttcatggtgggggagggagaggaaagaaataaaaagaaagtttttttttttaatttattttaacttttatttttgagagagaaacagagtgtaagccagggaggggtggagagagagggagacacagaatccaaagcaggctccaggctctgagctgtcagcacagaggcggacgcagggctcgaactcaccaaccatgaggtcatgacctgagccaaagtcggatgcccaaccgactgagccacccaggcgccccaagaacatcTCTATTTCTATTTACACCCCACTTCATCCTCTGCAAAAATGTTTTCCCATCTGCTGTCCCCACTCCCCTCttcacagcagccccaggagggaGACAGTCAGAACTGCCATCCTCATTTTGTGCATGGGTAAACTCAGTCCCAGTTAATGAAAGTGTCTTTTCTGAGATCACAAAGTTGGTTAGTGCAACACCAGCAAAGGAACCCAAGGCTCcagcccctcttctctgcctcttcacctTTCAGTGGCTGCTTTTCTTTATGTGTCCTTCTGATCTGCctgtctgtccttctccctctgtctctctgactcggtttctctctgtttttctacttcaatttccctctccctctcactccaGCCCTCAGACTGGTGTTAGCTTTGTAGGTTGTCCAAACTTTCCTTCACTCTGGAAATCTGCCAGCCACGTAGGCACAGCTCCAGGCCACCACAGGTTCAACATCGCTGATGTCAGGGTGCAGATATTCTCTGAATGACACTCCTGCCTCTCCATCTGGCCCCAGATAAGGGTGGGGTCAGCCCTATAAATAGTCTCCGATCATCCCCCTGGCTCAGGCCCCAGCCAGCCTGGACCAGTCAGTCCAGGATCAGCATGGCTGTCCGCCTGTGGGTGGTTGCCCTGGCCATGGCCGCCCTCCTCATTGTGGACAGGGGTGAGTGGACAGAGCCTGGATTCTCTGTGGCTTGGTAATGGTAGATGAGCTtgtgggggcagagacaggacCTGGAGCACCTGTGAGGCCTCAATTTTCTGCATATACTCTCTTTCTGTACCTCTACTGTGGTGGGAAAAGTCCTGGGCTAGAagaaacctgggttcaaatcctgactctggaCCCAGAATTGCAAAAATCCCTCCTCTCTTAGGGCCTCTGTTTCTCCAGCTATAGCGTAGGAAGTTGTCCTGGTTCAAAGTTTCTCTGAGCAACTACTTGGTGAGAGATTGGGGAGGCAGCAGGAAGCAGGCCTATTTCAGGAGAGGCAGGTAAGTCTTCTGGCTGCAAAGTGGTGGGTGCTGAAGGAATCTTGGCTTGGGTCCTCTGAGCTCCTATCTGCTGTGACAGGCTGTGCTTGTGGGACAGACCGCAGCTGTGTGAGCCCAGGGGAGCCCTTGTCCCGGGCTAGACACATGCAGCTGGAGTGGGGTCTCCtcaggccctggagcccctcTGTGGTCTCACACCTGCTGTGTATCAGGCATTGTCCTGGGCCCTTAAGACATATCAGTGAGCAAACAGAAAGAGAACTGCCCTGATGGAGCAGAAATCCAGTGGGGTAGGATGGAGGGGAATAGACAATAAACAAGATAGGTGCAATGTTAGAAGGCgataaaggataaagaaaacatattgGGCAGCGTGAGGGAGGGGGCTGCAATGTTAAATCAGGGGTGTTCTAAGAGCAAGGCTGGAAGCTGGCAAGGGGTTGAGCCATGTGGATATCTGGGAGAAGAGGtcccagacagagggaacaggcactgcaaaggccctgaggtaggagcaCGCCTGGAGTGTTTGAGGTACGGCAAGGAGGCCATTGTGGCTGGAAAGGCATGAGAGGCAGGGTGCAGAGCAGCAAGGAAGGAGATGATAGAGGCAACAGGGAACTATACTGGATAAGGCCTTGAAGGCCAATGTGAGAACGTGGCTTTCCCTCTGAGAGAAACAGGAGGCCCCGAAGGGTTTCGAGCAGAGTTGTGTGTTAAAAGAATCACTCCAGttgctgtgttgagaatagactaAAGACGGAAGCAGGGAGATTTCTTAGGACCCTCCTGGAAGGCCACCAACCTCATGGCCAGTCCCACACCCATTCCCCTCGCTGGGGACATATGCCTAGGGGCTGGGGCAACAGAGAATGGGTCTGGGGGCTCTGGCCCAGCATTAGCCTGCTTACTCCCAACCTGGCAGCCATTCTCTGAGCAGTTCTCCTGTTAGGAACACTGAGGAGGCCTGCCCTGAAGAGAATCCTTGTGTCCTTTCAGATTCCTGCCTGGGCTGAATGAGGAGGGGAGTCCAGGGCAGCCTGAGAGTCAGTGTAACTtccaattcctgaacacccactaTGTGGCGGGGCATTGACACATGGGGGCAGAACCATAGGAGCCCCAAGGAGCTCAGGTCATAGGGAGGCAGGACTGTCATGACAGAAGCTACTATTTGTGGTCTGAATATTTGTGgcccccaaaatttatatgttgaaatcctaactacCAAGGTGATGCTATTTGGGAGGTGGGACTCTTGTGAGATGACTAGATCCTGAGGGTacagccctcatgaatgggattagtgccctccaAAAGAGACCCcggagagctccctcaccccttctacCATGTGGGGACACGGTAAGTAGGCGCCAGCTATGAACCAAGAAGAGGGCCCTtgccagacaccaaatctgccagttCTGTGaccttagacttcccagcctccagaactgtgagaaataaatgtttgttgtttagaAGACACCCActttgtggtatttttgttatagcagcccaaatggacaaAAACAGAAGCCTTAATCCAGGTCTGCCCAGGGAACTCTGGGAGACATgagggaaggcttcccagggaAGTAGCATCTGGGCCTTGAAACGAAGGTAGAATCAGTAGAAGGGTGATAAGGACATCTCAGGTAGAGGGACACAGCAGAAGCCAAAGCAGAGCCTGTCCTGGAAGAATGGGCAGCAAGGAATAGCTGGGGCATAGGAACATGGAGAGGTGTACTAGGAAGTGAGTCCAGGAGGGAGTTTGTGAGGGCTCACGCAGGGCCCTCAACATAAGATGAAGGAGCTTAGTGATCCTGGCAGGGAGCCGTGGAAGgcctttatgtatttttaatgctttttcatCCCCTAACAGTTATGGACcatgaaacaaacaaattttaTCACTCAATGAGTTCTGACAATGCATGTACCTGTGTAACCCAAACCCCTATCAAGACACAAAAcatttctggggcatctggctgcTTCaattgatagagcatgtgactgttgatctcagggtcatgagttcaagccccaggttgggtgtggaacccacttaaaataaaaattaaaacaaaccaaaacaaaacatttccagCACCCCAGAAATTTCCCTCATGCTGGTcaatcccttcccccaccctacCCTCAGAGGCAActgctgttttttttcctccacgaTAAATTAGTTTGGCCTGTTCTAGAAAGTCACATAGAAAGTtgtatttattggggcgcctgggtggctcagtcagttaagcgtccaacatcggctcaggtcataatctcacggttcatgggttcaagccccacgtccagctctgtgctgacagctctgtgctgacagctcggagcctgcagcctgcttatgaatctgtgtctccctctctctgtgtccctcccctgctcacactgtctctgtctctcaaaaataaataaatgcaaaaaaaaaaaaaaatttttttttaaagttttatttatcccCGGGCTGCCCTTCGCCTTGGCTCAAGGTGCCTCTTCCATAAGTATATAGTCTTGTGTCTAGCTTCTTCCGCTCAGCGTGTTTTGAGATTGAGCTATGTTGTCGCATATATcagttgttttcctgttttattgctgagttgtatCCCACTGTATTGTGTATCATAGTTTATCCATTCTgctattgaaggacatttggataACTTctcatttctagttttataatCACGGAGGGTTTGAGCACTGTGGTGACAAGGCTGGGTTTGCATTTTGCTGCCCCAACGCCATGCTTAAACAGCACATCAGGGGTCACTCTGTctcactttccttctccctctctaccttgGAAATCTCTTAAAACGGCAGCCTCAGGGAAAGCTAAAaccacagtgctgggcacactTCCAGTGATGGAGAAGTCTCCACTTCTGGAAACAGCATCCTTCACTGAGGTATGTTTCCActgagagaaaattctgaaactcAAACCTGCCTCCCTGCTGTTTCCTTGCacaaatgggctctgcactgtgaggtTGAGAAGAGCTTGTCTCTCCCTTGGCCCCAGGACAGCCCTTCAGAGACTTCAGGAAGCATCCTGCCCTTCTCCAATTTATGTAGACACCTTACCTTCCACCTATGGCATTAGATATGGCTCCGTTCCCCCCTTGCACCTGTCATGTTCTCCAGGCATATCAGTTTGTTCGTGTGCAAGCAGTGCACCTAGACCATGGAGGGTTGGGTGGCACAACCGTGTATGAGACAAGAACAGGCTGGGAAGTGACAGACCTGTGtgcaatcccagctctgccctcaacAATCTGTGTTGCTTTACCTTCTGAGCCTCTTCCCTAAGTTGGGCAAGTTCCCCAGGAAGCAGACTCAGACAGGCATGCCGTGTCTTGGGGCGTGCTCACGGGGGTACACCCATGAGGGATGAGGAAAGTTGTGATGCTGTGCAACAGAGGCCCCCAACAATCTTACAGGGAGCTTTCGAGCTGGGGTGGTTCCTCCACATTGTTTTGAATAGAGATGAGGGGTTCCGGCCATTGTACAAACACCAACCTGTCATTGGATGTGGGCTATTCCTGGGTTGGGGATGCAAACACGGGTGAGGCAGCTCTGTTCTCTGAGGGTAATTCCTAGCAAGGGACTTGCCAGGAGTGGCCAATACTCCTGGCAGCTGAGGAAATGAGCACCTTAGTCCTGCAGGTGGGATCTGGGTAGCAGACCACAGCATCTACCACAGCCTCCTTTCCTCCTTGTTGCATAATAGTGATAGAGATATGAAGACTAGTTAATTAAGATCATGTATTCTCGATGCCGGGTACATAGTAActgaactatttttattattatatgggATTTAACAATCCTAGTGGGATCTGACTAATAAGGAACAGGTTGGAGCATCACCTCCCTAACTCTAGATTTCCTGTCTCTGTGCTAGCAACCCAAGGTCACATCAGCTTTCTGGGAGCCCCACTGTCTGGTGACTCAGTACTTTTCCTTGCGAATTGCAGACTGGGTAGTGGCTGGAACAGGTCTCCTGAAGCAGTCCTCAGACCCCAGACGACCTGCCTAGAGCCATTATCACCTAACTCTTGCATTTTTGCCTTTCAGAAGTGCCAGTGTCCGTGGAGGGAAAGTTCACTTTCTCAAGAATGGTAAGGCAGCCGCTTGTAGTTTTGGCTCCAGGGCTGCCGTTCTGGCCTCGCTTCCGTATCCATGCTAGGCAAccaccatttttcttctttatactcttGCTCAGACAACTCAAGATGGCTCCGAGGTGGCCAGCATGGCCTCCTGAGCCTGCATGCTCCCCAGGTTAGCCCTTCCAGGCTGAGCTGGCCCAGCCCCTTTGCCAAGGTCCCAAACTTGCCTTCAAGGACCCCGAGAGATCTGCCCCAACCTGGTCTCCAACGTCCCTGCCAGCAGTGAGATCCCCTGCCCAGGCTCAGCAGGACTGAGTGCACTCTCTGCTTTGTGTAGTGCAGATGGGGCAGGCTGTAGGGTTCAGGCCAGAGGCCCCCTGGCCCCTTGGCCCCCTGGTGTGACCAACCTCCCCAATCACACTCCATCATCCATCTCTTCACTGCAGGGGACAGACACCAAATTGTCTCTGAACCCTGATTCTACCTTGGCCCTGGGTCTGATGTCCCCAGGGATCCCAAGGCAGTGGTGCGGGCCTCCTTGAGATCCCCCAACCCACCCTTCACATA is a window from the Felis catus isolate Fca126 chromosome D4, F.catus_Fca126_mat1.0, whole genome shotgun sequence genome containing:
- the SPINK4 gene encoding serine protease inhibitor Kazal-type 4 isoform X3; the protein is MTLLPLHLAPDKGGVSPINSLRSSPWLRPQPAWTSQSRISMAVRLWVVALAMAALLIVDREVPVSVEGKFTFSRMENQTGHPDCEGWQMLTP
- the SPINK4 gene encoding serine protease inhibitor Kazal-type 4 isoform X2 codes for the protein MTLLPLHLAPDKGGVSPINSLRSSPWLRPQPAWTSQSRISMAVRLWVVALAMAALLIVDRASGKAKTTVLGTLPVMEKSPLLETASFTEKCQCPWRESSLSQEWKTKQDIQIVKDGKC